The window TTCAAAAAATTTTCCCATATAACGTTTATCTTAGTCTATTTGTTATTTTAAATATTTTATCCGAAGGACGTATTTTCTCGGATACGGGCATAGAAAATCGCTCTCCTTGTGCAGCTGTTTCTACGGGCAATAGATTTACCCGAATTTCATTGGCTTTCAAAAACAAAGCACCAGTTGTTGGTCCTGTAATTAATACTTTGTCACCTTTATGAAGTTCTTGTGTTTCCATCAAAAATTCACCTACCTGTATTTTGGGAAAATAATTAACAACTTTGCCAATGTACATTTTTTTTTCTAAAGCTTCGTTCCCATAGCAATTACTCCATTCACCCAGTCGCTGTCCTAAATAATAACCATTCCAGAAACCTCGATTAAAAACCCGCCTAAGTTGCCCATCCCAAGTATCTTTCATTTTTTCTGTAAAATTGTTTTCAAAATACGCCTTAATGGCTTTTTTATAGCATTCTGTCACTACTCGCACGTATTCTGGTCCTCTTGCACGTCCTTCTATTTTAAAAATTTCGATACCTGAATCTATCATTTTATCAATAAAACGTATAGTTTTTAAATCTTTAGATGAAAAAATATATTGGTTATCTATCTCTAATTCTATCTCCGATTGTTTGTCTTTAACAATGTATCCTCGTCTACAAACCTGATTACATTTGCCTCTATTAGCTGATGAATTCATTTCGTGTAAACTCAAATAACATTTCCCAGAAATTGCCATACAAAGAGCACCATGCGCAAATGCTTCTATACGTAGCAATTTACTACTAGGTCCCTTTATCTTTTGTTCAACAATTTGTCTACGAATTTCTTTTACTTGTTCAAGTGTTAATTCTCTTGCTAAAACTACTACATCTGCAAACTGTGCATAAAAACGAAGTGATTCTATATTGGAGATATTCAATTGTGTAGAAAGATGTATTTCCATACCCTTATCGCGAGCATAAAGCATTCCTGCTACATCCGCTGCAATAATTGCCGAAATTCCAGCATCTCGAGCAGCATTGATTATCGCACGCATGGAAACAAGATCGTTGTTGTAGAGGATAGTATTGACAGCAAGATACGTTTTTATTTGGTGTTGCTGACAGATTGGGACAATCTTTAGGATATCCTCTATTGTAAAGTTACTAGTAGAATTCGAACGCATATTCAAATCTTCAATTCCAAAGTAAACTGAATCAGCTCCTCCCTGTATTGCGGCAGACAAAGACTCGTATGAACCTATTGGAGCCATTACTTCAATGATCTTACTCTTTGCCATTTATCTCCTTGATTTATTTTCGTTCTTTTTTGAATCCCAACATTAAGAATTAGATGCCAAAGGTATACAAAAACACAGAGATAGCAAGAAAGTATTTTCTTAAATCTATCAATCTTAGGGATCTTATAAAAAAGTGTCTATTTTAAAATCTCCCCTTGATTTAAACTATTTTCTTATTCCAACCATAAAAACTTGTATAGACAGGGCCTAATCACGTATTAATAGATTAAAAACTGATTTTACAAAAAAATGTCGATTTTTTAAATATTCATATAAATACGCTTACACTTAAATATTATTGACTGAGCATATTTTAATTCTAAGCTAGAGTTTCATTTCAGAGCAATATAAATTAACTGACAATTCATTTATTCTGAAAATTTCAAAATATAGAAAATGATTTTACTTTTGTATTGAAGATTCTGAATTAGATATTATCAATGGTAAATCACAAATCAATACAATTGCTCCCTGGTTCTTATGCTCTGATAGAATCTCTTTTGCACGAAGGGGTGGATATTGTCTTTGGTTATCCGGGGGGGCAAGCTATACCCATTTATGACGCTTTGTACGACTATAAAGACAAGCTTCGTCATATTCTTGTTCGCCATGAACAAGGTGCTGTTCATGCAGCGCAAGGATATGCTCGTG of the Candidatus Azobacteroides pseudotrichonymphae genomovar. CFP2 genome contains:
- a CDS encoding peptidase U32 family protein; the encoded protein is MAKSKIIEVMAPIGSYESLSAAIQGGADSVYFGIEDLNMRSNSTSNFTIEDILKIVPICQQHQIKTYLAVNTILYNNDLVSMRAIINAARDAGISAIIAADVAGMLYARDKGMEIHLSTQLNISNIESLRFYAQFADVVVLARELTLEQVKEIRRQIVEQKIKGPSSKLLRIEAFAHGALCMAISGKCYLSLHEMNSSANRGKCNQVCRRGYIVKDKQSEIELEIDNQYIFSSKDLKTIRFIDKMIDSGIEIFKIEGRARGPEYVRVVTECYKKAIKAYFENNFTEKMKDTWDGQLRRVFNRGFWNGYYLGQRLGEWSNCYGNEALEKKMYIGKVVNYFPKIQVGEFLMETQELHKGDKVLITGPTTGALFLKANEIRVNLLPVETAAQGERFSMPVSEKIRPSDKIFKITNRLR